The following proteins are encoded in a genomic region of Pseudoxanthomonas suwonensis 11-1:
- the rplW gene encoding 50S ribosomal protein L23: MSTNEKVFSVLLAPRVSEKTARLQEVSNQYVFEVSNDATKADVKAAVEQLFDVKVESVNVVNVKGKNKSFRFRSGRRGDWRKAYVRLADGQSIDVSAKA; encoded by the coding sequence ATGAGCACCAACGAGAAAGTTTTCAGCGTGCTGCTCGCGCCGCGCGTGTCGGAGAAGACGGCACGCCTGCAGGAAGTCAGCAACCAGTACGTGTTCGAAGTTTCGAACGACGCCACCAAGGCCGACGTCAAGGCCGCCGTGGAGCAGCTGTTCGACGTCAAGGTCGAGTCGGTCAACGTCGTCAACGTGAAGGGCAAGAACAAGTCCTTCCGCTTCCGTTCCGGTCGCCGCGGCGACTGGCGTAAGGCGTACGTGCGCCTGGCCGATGGCCAGAGCATCGACGTGTCCGCGAAGGCCTGA